A region from the Streptosporangium sp. NBC_01756 genome encodes:
- the purM gene encoding phosphoribosylformylglycinamidine cyclo-ligase, whose amino-acid sequence MTSYAAAGVDIDAGERAVELMKSKVARSRRPEVVDDASGFAGLFDASALLGYRRPLLTTSTDGVGTKVMLAQALGKHDTIGVDLVGMVVDDLVVCGAEPLFMTDYIACGKVVPERIAEIVGGVAEGCRLAGCALIGGETAEHPGAMGADEYDLAGAATGVVEADTMLGRDRVRAGDVVLALASSGVHSNGYSLVRHIIKLAGLSLETEFAELSRSLGEELLEPTRIYSLDCLELARSVDVHAYAHITGGGLAGNLSRSLPPTLDALLDRSSWTPPAVFELLAGHGKVAQADMDRTFNLGVGMAAIVAADAVDGALALLKERGLPAWVLGEVVPGTGEARYR is encoded by the coding sequence ATGACGAGCTACGCCGCCGCCGGCGTTGACATCGACGCCGGTGAGCGCGCCGTCGAGCTGATGAAGTCGAAGGTCGCGCGGTCCCGGCGGCCTGAGGTGGTCGACGACGCCAGCGGCTTCGCCGGCCTCTTCGACGCCTCGGCCCTGCTGGGCTACCGGCGACCGCTGCTGACGACCTCGACCGACGGGGTCGGCACCAAGGTCATGCTGGCGCAGGCACTCGGCAAGCACGACACGATCGGCGTCGACCTGGTCGGCATGGTCGTGGACGACCTGGTGGTCTGCGGCGCAGAACCGCTGTTCATGACCGACTACATCGCCTGCGGGAAGGTCGTCCCGGAGCGGATCGCCGAGATCGTGGGCGGTGTCGCCGAGGGCTGCCGCCTGGCGGGCTGTGCCCTGATCGGCGGCGAGACGGCCGAGCACCCCGGAGCCATGGGCGCCGACGAGTACGACCTCGCGGGCGCCGCCACCGGTGTGGTGGAGGCCGACACGATGCTCGGCCGGGACCGGGTCCGTGCGGGCGACGTGGTGCTGGCGCTGGCCTCCTCCGGCGTGCACTCCAACGGCTACTCGCTGGTCCGGCACATCATCAAGCTCGCCGGGCTCTCCCTGGAGACCGAGTTCGCCGAGCTCAGCCGGTCGCTGGGCGAGGAGTTGCTGGAGCCGACCCGGATCTACTCCCTGGACTGCCTGGAGCTGGCCCGCTCGGTCGACGTCCACGCGTACGCGCACATCACCGGCGGAGGTCTCGCGGGCAACCTGTCCCGCTCGCTGCCGCCGACGCTGGACGCGCTGCTGGACCGTTCGTCCTGGACCCCGCCCGCCGTCTTCGAACTGCTGGCGGGACACGGCAAGGTGGCACAGGCCGACATGGACCGCACCTTCAACCTGGGTGTGGGCATGGCGGCGATCGTCGCGGCGGACGCCGTCGACGGGGCGCTGGCCCTGCTCAAGGAGCGTGGCCTTCCGGCCTGGGTGCTCGGCGAGGTCGTCCCCGGCACCGGTGAGGCGCGTTACCGCTGA
- a CDS encoding DUF3073 domain-containing protein: MGRGRAKAKQVKVARQLKYNSGGTDLERLRDELGVRDDSNHDDDANDAYDELADRYADYADDFGSGDKPDEGASGRR, encoded by the coding sequence ATGGGGCGCGGCCGAGCAAAGGCCAAGCAGGTCAAGGTTGCTCGCCAGCTGAAGTACAACAGCGGTGGCACTGATCTTGAGCGTCTTCGCGACGAGCTCGGAGTCAGAGATGACTCCAACCACGATGACGACGCCAACGACGCCTACGATGAGCTGGCGGATCGGTATGCCGATTACGCCGATGACTTCGGTTCTGGTGACAAACCGGACGAAGGTGCGTCCGGCCGCCGTTAG
- a CDS encoding Leu/Phe/Val dehydrogenase: MTDVFGLSHKDISPASGQTKHEQVVFCSDERSGLHAIIAIYNTALGPGLGGTRFYPYESEQAALADVLNLSRAMAYKNALAGLDLGGGKAVIIGDPATDKSEALLRAYGRFVQSLGGRYFTACDVGTYSEDMDIVARESSYVTGRTVAHGGAGDSSILTAYGVFQGMRAAAEHAYGAPVLRGRRVGVEGVGKVGHRLVDHLVEDGAEVVICDVSEQAVERVRRRHPGVEVVADQRELTAADIDVYAPCALGGALDDDTVARLRAAIVCGGANNQLAHPGVEKELADRGILYAPDYVVNSGGVIQVADEIGGFNMERAKAKATQIYDTTLKIFATAAEDGVPPAVAADRLAERRMSEVGRIRGIWLGA; encoded by the coding sequence GTGACCGACGTCTTCGGGCTGTCCCACAAGGACATCAGCCCCGCAAGCGGCCAGACGAAACACGAGCAGGTCGTCTTCTGCTCCGATGAGCGCAGCGGCCTCCACGCGATCATCGCGATCTACAACACCGCCCTCGGCCCAGGCCTCGGGGGCACCAGGTTCTACCCCTACGAGAGCGAGCAGGCGGCGCTGGCCGACGTGCTCAACCTCTCCCGGGCGATGGCCTACAAGAACGCCCTGGCCGGGCTCGACCTCGGCGGTGGCAAGGCCGTCATCATCGGCGACCCGGCGACGGACAAGAGCGAGGCGCTGCTGCGCGCCTACGGCCGGTTCGTGCAGTCGCTGGGGGGCCGCTACTTCACCGCGTGCGACGTGGGCACCTACAGCGAGGACATGGACATCGTGGCCCGTGAGAGCTCGTACGTGACCGGCCGCACGGTGGCCCACGGCGGCGCGGGCGACTCGTCGATCCTGACCGCCTACGGCGTGTTCCAGGGCATGCGGGCCGCGGCCGAGCACGCCTATGGCGCACCGGTGCTGCGTGGTCGGCGGGTCGGGGTCGAGGGTGTGGGCAAGGTGGGTCACCGGCTGGTCGACCATCTCGTCGAGGACGGTGCCGAGGTGGTGATCTGCGACGTCAGCGAGCAGGCGGTCGAGCGGGTCCGGCGGCGTCACCCCGGCGTCGAGGTCGTCGCCGACCAGCGGGAGCTGACTGCGGCCGACATCGACGTCTACGCGCCGTGCGCGCTCGGCGGGGCGCTGGACGACGACACGGTCGCCCGGCTGCGCGCCGCGATCGTCTGCGGCGGGGCGAACAACCAGCTGGCCCACCCGGGGGTGGAGAAGGAGCTCGCCGACCGCGGGATCCTCTACGCGCCCGACTACGTGGTCAACTCCGGCGGCGTCATCCAGGTCGCGGACGAGATCGGCGGGTTCAACATGGAGCGGGCCAAGGCAAAGGCGACCCAGATCTACGACACGACTCTCAAGATTTTTGCCACGGCGGCGGAGGATGGCGTCCCCCCGGCTGTCGCAGCCGATAGGCTAGCTGAGCGCAGAATGTCGGAAGTCGGGCGAATTAGGGGCATTTGGCTAGGCGCCTAG